Proteins encoded by one window of Sorex araneus isolate mSorAra2 chromosome 3, mSorAra2.pri, whole genome shotgun sequence:
- the LOC101555898 gene encoding ribonuclease 8-like produces the protein MAPAKTLFCPLLLLLLALWVTQHPVSAKPNGMTSAQWFETQHVQLSPERCDTAMKPINQDKKRCKNLNTFLHEPFSSVAKTCQTPNLTCKNGRDNCHQSPEPVSLTSCKHVSGKYPDCKYKQEQMEASFIIACDPPQPKDDQSYELLPVHLDKVI, from the coding sequence ATGGCACCAGCCAAAACACTATTCTGTcccctgctgctgcttctgctggcACTGTGGGTGACCCAGCACCCCGTTAGCGCCAAGCCCAACGGCATGACCTCAGCTCAGTGGTTTGAAACTCAGCACGTGCAGCTGAGCCCAGAGAGATGCGACACGGCCATGAAACCCATCAACCAGGACAAGAAACGCTGCAAGAACCTGAATACCTTCCTGCATGAACCCTTCTCCAGCGTGGCAAAAACCTGTCAGACCCCCAACCTAACCTGCAAGAATGGGCGGGATAACTGccaccagagcccagagccagtgtCCTTGACCAGCTGTAAGCACGTGTCTGGAAAGTACCCTGATTGCAAATACAAACAGGAGCAAATGGAGGCATCCTTCATCATTGCCTGCGACCCTCCCCAACCAAAGGATGATCAGAGTTACGAGCTGCTTCCTGTGCACTTGGATAAAGTCATCTAA